In Chiroxiphia lanceolata isolate bChiLan1 chromosome 11, bChiLan1.pri, whole genome shotgun sequence, the genomic window GAGAGTGGAGCCTGGTGCTAAAACCACTGAGGTGCCCAGTGTTTGAACCAGATAACCTCTTACATGGTATGTTCTGTTAACTTGGAAGATGGTTATTACACAGGTGTCATATAAATGGAAATTTCTGCCTTACTTGAACAACATGAAACAAAGGTGAAGAGATTTAAGTTCCTTGTTTTAATCAGAACTCATTGGGTCCCTATAGGAACACAAACTCTTGGGACAGCAAGTGCTCCACGTAGACTGAAACaattttaccttgttttctTGTCAGGACACTTTTGGGCTGTGTTGAATGGTGTTAGTCTTGGCTTTTACTGGGAACAGACCCTTCACTATAAAACTTTTTAACACTCAGAGTAGCTGTTGGAAAGGACCCAAGTTTTGACCCTCGGAGAAACATACTTCCAGATGAGAGAGAACTGGGACTGTCAGTTCCCACTCAGCTCAAATCCTGATGAATGCTCATGTAAAAGccaggcaggcacagctctCATGTCATGTTCTCATGTCATGTTCTCATGTCATGACCTTCTCCCCTTTGCAGACCAACCCCGGGAAGGTGTGTTCAGTGGTGACCATGCTGAGCACACGGAGGATGGAGAATGGCAGCGCTCGACTTCAACTACCTCATCTCCGAGTGAGCGGGCAGAGCAACTCTTGCAGAACCAGCACAAGAGCCTGGCCTCTGAGGACACCAAAAAGAAGAGGGCTCAGAAACCGTCTCACATGCGGAGGAACATAAGGtaaggagcagcaggacagaaagAACCAGGGTCACATGAGCCCTCTGGGTGAAAACAGAATCTCTGCACTTTGCTTCTGAGCTACGTTTTGccactgctggcagagcagatggtttttcttttccaaaacctTAGGATTTCACCAGTGGGAGTAGTATGATCTCAGACTGGAGTGCTGCATGTGGGTGCAGACTTGTTTGGTATTTCAGAAGAGGGAATATTTGGTTATGGAATATATTGCAAAAGTTGTGTAATTGCTGCTGGCTTTTAAAAGATGTAATAGAAAAACAGTACCACCATTAAGTTAATACCAGTTTCAGATATTTGCTGAGGTGAATCCTATTGAAAACAGCCTAAAATACAGTCTTTTCCTGTACTATCCTGGGTATTTGTTAGCAAGAATGCTGGTGCTACTGCTGGTGACTGAAATGTTGGAAATCAGTTTCACCTGGCTTATATAAAGCAGTAATAGTTTGATTGTGTAAGTCACCACATATTCTGGGACAAGTTGTCAAGTGGTAAATCGCTATGAAATAATGTTCAAGGGGACTCTTAAATGCTCAGAGGAGTCCTAATGGAGCAGGAACTCAAGTGGCTTCTCTTGCCCTGTGTGCAGTGTGCTGGTGGTCTCTGGTTCGTGTTTAAGTTTGTGCAGATTGATTTTCTTAAAGCCAAAGGAATGAATATTGAGTAGGCCTGGGGATGTCTCCTCCTATCTCCCCCTCCCTCATTAGGATGGGAAGACGTCCCTGAAGTGTGGGGTTGGGTGGTTCTAAAGGCTAGTTAGAGGGAGCTGGATTTTACCACTGCTTGTACAGCACCTCTCCCCTGGCAAAAGCACCTTCATTTCCAGTACTGCACATGTGAAACTGAAGCAGGGGAAGAGCAACATTTGGAAGTAAAGAAAACTACCTGTAAAGGGAAGGTGCTCTGAGAGCGTCCCTTGAAACCATTGTTAAAGCCATTAGAGGTCCTAGTTCCTGAAAACACTATGTCAGAAGAGAATCAGGGTAATGACTTTTTGTGGTGGAATTGATGCCTTTTCCTCCCACGTATCTTCTTTGCATGGCTTTGTGCATCTTGTGTTTATAAACTGCATATCAATAAAAAACATCCTTTCAGATAGAAGAACTTGTCTCTGGTAACCTACTTTACATATGTGCTTACCCACTCccaatttttctcctttcattattttgcttctgtcaaacttttgtcttttccttgaCTACTTGTAGTGTTACCTGTAGTTGGGAAACACAGTCTCGAAGTAGCTGTATTTGCCTGTATCTTTTGATGATGATGTTCCCAGTCTGTGTAGCTGACAGACTCCTGGAGCCTGTCAATCATCTTTTGAGCCAGCTGTACAATCATTCATGTTTTTGGGAGAAATTGTTTGAGTGTAACAATTTTTGCTCCTGTGTTCAGAAAGCTGTTGCGTGAGGACCAACTGGAAGCCGTGACAAAGGCAGCCCAGCAGGAAGAGTTGGAGAGGAGGAAACGGCTTGAGCAGCAGCGGAAGGATTATCCAGCTACTATTCCAACTGTACCCCTTGAGTTTCTTCCTGGTAAGCAGTGGGAGATGCCAACCAAAGCAGGAGTTTTAAGGACAGAAGCTGAATGAAGAAGGTAGTGCCGTGTTTGTCcatgataggacaagggggtaatggttttaaacagcACGAAGGTAGATTCAGGTAGATAAAAGGaagagggtggtgaagcactgacacagattgtccagagaggtggtaAATGCCCCATCTCTGAAAACATTCAAGGTTAGGAtggatgtccctgcccatggcaggagggttggactagatggcctttgaagggtccttccaacccaaaccattctgtgtttctatgctGTACTTGCACTCCCGAGAGTAAACTCTCAAAACAGCAGTTCCAAAGCACTTGTTGGTTTAGTGTAGACAGTTCCACTTATGAGCTAGTTTTGAATCAAGATGCTGTGGCTGCATGGTGAAAGGTGCCAGGAATATCTTGTTGAAGATATTTTGACACATTAATTGTGTGTAGCGGGATTCTGGAGCAGAACTCTCTTGTCTTTCCAACTGGTAGAATTGCCATGTCCAGACCCTGTTTGTACTGGGAATGGTCTGTGCCAGGGATAGTGGAGCAATAGAGCAATGATGTAACCTTGTCCTTTCTTGCATGTTTCAGCAAGCAGTGAGTAGCAGGCAGTAGCCAGTTGTCTTCTGGTGAATATGTCATCTCGCATTGTTTCCTAATCTGGATCATTTTGGTGATCTGGTGGTGACCAGCCTCTGTCTGGTGTAAGGGGCAAGGAAGTGCAGTTGGATGTTGTGTAAGGAGTCAGGAGTAAGGAGTTCCTGAGTTGGCTTTGCTTCTTGAGAAAATGCATATTCTCCCTTATGTGCAAGTGTTCAAAACACTTTTACATAGAAGAGAAGGAATAAGGGCTGTTTAAAACACTTCAACTGTTGCAGGGTAGGTTGAAGCCCCAGAAGAACATCATTACTGAGTCACTGTAGTGGTGCTGTTTGGACCCATTAGCCTCTCTCACCACACAACAGCACTAAAATATACAAACAAATGCTCTTGATCAGCAAAAGTTGTTTATGATATGTGGGATGTAATTATTACAGTGTCCTACTAACAAAGGGCAGTTATCATCCCTTCAGTTCTTTGCTGGGTGAAACACAGCTTTTACTTttgagaccaaaaaaaaaaagagaaacaaagggcTTTAGCGTGTTGCGTGGTCAGTGTGCCCCAGTCAGGGCATGAAACAGAGGGTGCCATCAGCAATGGCCTATTGTTTCAGCATATTGAGAAAGGAGCAGAGTGTGACCCAGGAAGCTGAGTCATAGCAGTATTGTAGACAGTGAGAGTCTGTTATGGAAAATTCCAGGACTAAGTTATTGGAGCAAAAGTGGAAGGAAATACTGTCTGGTTTCTGAACAGTTTTGTCTCCTTCCTTATTACTATGAATTACTTATTGTTTATGATTTATGCTTGTAGAGGACATCGTTTTCAGAACCGCAGAGGCAACCCAGCTCCCCCCTCAGGTCCTGGCTGAGGAAGTAATCTGCCTCGACAGTACCAGCAGTGGCAGTGAAGATGatgctaaaggaaaaaatagcattaaagATGGTAAGTGACCAATTGGCTCAGCCTGGTCTTCTCACAATATGCTGTTTATTCAACCACAAGTCTGTTTTCATCTAGTCAGATGCTCCAGTGGTGAATCACTTCAGATTTTTGTAGGCCTATTGGTTTCCAATTATATGGGCAGTTCTGCTCTGTGAGTCCCAAAGTGACATTTATAAAATGGCCTGTCAGGCCCTCTCGTGAACttgtgtttatttctgctttataaaTGCACTTAActttgctctgtgctctgctgaagAATGCTTACGTGAGATGTGGCATCATCTGCTGTGTATAAAAGGAGCATCTAAGTATTCAGATCTGCAGCTGAAAGTGGTTTTTATGTCTCTTGTCCCAAATGGACCTAACCTGACTACTTTATACCACTCTGGTACAGTACTTCTGCCTAATATCCTTGGTGGTCCTTAGACATTGCATCGGTAGATAAAATGCATGCCTGGGTTTGGTTAAGAGGGCATATGGAGGAGAATGGAAATCACTCATAGAAACTGTCTCACGTTTCTGTTTGGATCAGCCCAAATTAATGTTGTCTGAAACATAGGAAAGCTCAGGGAAAGTCATGCTTTCATATGCTGATTCGAGGGGCCTGGTGTGTCTGTATCGTGCCTGCTTGTTCAGAATGGGTCATTAGGCCAGTGTGGAATTGCAAAAGGTGGTGGTAGCCTTATTTCCTGATAGTTTTTTCCATGTATGATAAACCCTGATGTCAAGTTCACCTTTGCCCTTATTCTCTCCTGCTTTGGTTACTTTGCAGAAGTGATTGAGCTGAGCTCAGGAGAGGATGATGCCCTCCAAATTGTGGACAGCAGTGACTCTGGCAATGAAGGGGAGGAGGATGGCAGTGAAGAGAGCAGTGGCTCTCATGTGAATGATGCCTTAAATCAGTCAGATGCTCTGGGGCAAGTCATTGTCAACATCAATCATCCACCAAACGAAGAGGACATTTTCCTGGCTCCCCAGCTTGCACATGCAGTAAAACCTCATCAGGTAGGCTTTGTTAGTCTTGCAAATGCAGTGACTTCAGACAAGCCTGCCTTGCAATCTCGGGAGAACTTCTTTGGTGAGCTCTGTGACCAGTCTGGTTGTAGTAGTGACTGTTGTGGACAGTCAAATGATACAGACAAAGGGATGCCAAGGCTCTGTATAACTTTGGCTATTGTATTATCAGGCCTTTGTATATTTAgatgaactttttaaaaataaaattatatttataagcAAACTAATCAACCCCGATTCAGATTCTCTGGCTACagattaattttgatttattgaTATAGTCTTAGGACATTTTATGAGTATCTAAAAACACTGAGCTTCTGAGCCTTCCCCAGGTTAGAGTACTTCAGTGAACTTGAAACATCCCCTTTATATTTTAATGGTTTATGCAATCCTGATTTAATTGCCACTCTGTAAATACATACCCatcttgaggtttttttctcccaccaTTCTAATACCTTTTCTACTTTTATGTCTAGATTGGTGGGATCCGATTCCTGTATGACAACTTGGTCGAGTCCTTGGAGAGATTTAAAACCAGCAGTGGGTTTGGGTGTATTTTAGCACATAGCATGGGCCTGGGCAAGACCATACAGGTCATCTCTTTCTTGGATGTACTTTTCCGGCACACGGAGGCAAAGACTGTTCTTGCCATTGTACCTGTGAGTAGCCACATGAAGGGCTGGCTGAGGGGCTTCTTTGCactccttctttctttgcatAGAGAAAGTTGATTAGTGTCCCATCTCACATCAAGCTCTATCATACccttgctgctcttctccctcttttatTCCCTGTCCCTGAGTTTGCATGCTGTGGTCTGCTGCTTCTGtctgggcacagctgggtgtcagtccttattttcatttttgatcTTAAAATCGCAAGTGAGTCAGCTGGGTTTTTAATCCTTCCATGGCTAACTTTTTCAGGTGAATACACTCCAAAACTGGTTAGCAGAGTTCAACATGTGGCTCCCAGCACCTGAAAACCTTCCTGCTGATTATAACTCCAAAGAGGTCCAGCCCCGCACCTTCAAAGTCCACATCCTGAATGATGAACACAAGTAGGTGCCAATAAAAGTCTTTTTAAGCTCTTGAACTGTGCCTTAGGGAACAGTTATCAGAATTGGTGTTGCAGACTGTTCAGTTTGGGTTAATTCTGTGCCCTTGACTCCCAGATCTTTCCCACTCTGTATTTATTGTGGAGGCTGTCTGAGGGGAGGATTTTGGTGCCTGTCTCTTTCATCCAATATTTATATCTTGTACTTCCTTCTCACACTGCTGACACACCTTTCTGTTCTTCCATGTGTACTGAGAGCAGGAACCCAGTCCCAGAGACAgaactgcagagaggagcagaagtgCTGTGGCTTGGTGGGACACTGTTAGTCCTGTCAGAGTCCTGAGATTCCTGAGGCGTGTGTCCCTGTACCACAtctcttgcattttaaatgtgggttgattttttttccccaagatttTTCACACATTTAGGGATTCCTCTACCTGACACTTTGACTTTCTGTGAATGGAGTTGTCCATGAAGGGTTCTGGCAAAATATACAAAGCCTTTTTGTCCAAAAAGGAGAGATCAGTGATTGCAGTCACAGCCTGGTGTGGAGTGTGTTCTTGGCTCATGGATCTCTGCTTCtttctggattatttttcctgcatGGATCAGGACATTGCAGTGATCCTAGGGAATTCTCAGTTCATACACCCACCTGTTGATGTCCTCATCTTCTGACTGGGGCATATTTTGAATCTGCTGATGCTGCTCCAACCATGTGTTTACTACTGGCCGGGATCTGGTGTGGTCTGGTGGATTGAGTGAAGACAGTGTCTTGATCTGAACCAAATCTGAGAAGGCTGCCAGGGAAGGAATAACTGGGGAACATGAGCACTGGAGGAGACAacaacaagagaaaaacaactagACAATTACAACCATGTGCATTAGCAGCTAGTTCTGAAAATGGCTTTTGCACAGGCAGACTCAACAGCTCTTTAAAAAGGGTGCTGTCATGAAACGAGTGTTTTAAGGTCTCTCAAAAAATCACCAGCACAGAAGCTCTCAAGTTTGATGTCCTTTTGTACATGACAGACTTCTACAGCTCAGTTCCTGTAACAATTTGTCATTCTCTACCCTGCTACCAGTGGCActtaaaaggcttttttccaCTTCTATGCCAGTTTGCTTCTTAAAGAAATTTCATTGCGTTCTTTTGTCTGGTTTGATGCGAGAAAAGTGCTTTAAATTAATTGAATGggtctttttttctcagcagacTCCAATCCAGTGATTCAGTCTGAAACTGGAGAAAATCTGAAGTTTATTTGGTTGTTTTGCAGGACAACAGCTGCACGTGCAAAGGTGGTGAATGACTGGGTGACAGACGGTGGTGTGCTGCTGATGGGATACGAGATGTACCGTCTCCTCTCACTGAAGAAGTCCTTTGCCACtggcaggaagaagagaacaaagaaacaaactggCCCTGTCATTATTGACTTGGATGAGGAAGACCGGCAACAAGAGCTTCTGAAAGGTGGGAGGCCAGCCCTCAAGAGGGAGAGTGTGATCCTGCTGTCCAGCTGGCCAtcagcagtggcagcacagggaaacaACCTGTAACTTGCTTTTAGCATTGCTGACATGATCAAACCTTGCTGGGCAGGAGTGTGTCTTTGGAAGCAGAAGGTTGTTGCGCTTTGTCTGAGTCTTTAATTTCTTGCAAGAGCTACAAGTAAGTGTGGAAGTCAGAAGACTGAACTATGGGATTTGTCAGTGTGAGATTTGCCAGGCTGAAATGATGCAAGACACCCAACTTGATGTGTAGTGCAGGTCGTTGAGCAGAAATCAAGGGACAGTCATGTTTGCTCATTACCACATTATGCTAAATCAGAGCTAGTGTCTAGTCATATTTTATCTCCTGAATCAGCCTGGCTCTCTGCACCCATGAATActgcttttttgtctttcagaactACCCCTCCTTTGTGAAGTCAGTGACCATGTAAAACCAGAACTTTGTCTTATTCATCTCTAACTAACACTTAATGTTCCTTGTCCTCAGGGATTGAGAAGGCCTTGTCTCGCCCTGGCCCAGACGTGGTTATTTGCGACGAAGGACACCGGATAAAGAACTGCCATGCCAGCACTTCCCAGGCCCTGAAGAACATCCGCTCCCGCCGGCGGGTGGTGCTGACTGGGTACCCACTGCAGAACAACCTCATTGAGTACTGGTGCATGGTGGACTTTGTCCGACCCGACTTTCTGGGCTCGCGGCAGGAATTCAGCAACATGTTTGAGCGGCCGATCCTGAACGGGCAGTGTATCGACAGCACCCCGCAGGACGTGCGGCTCATGAGGTACCGCAGCCACGTCCTGCACAGCCTGCTGGAAGGCTTCGTGCAGCGGTGAGTCCCTCAGTTCTTAGTGGTGTGGTCCATGCAAACACCTCCTTCATCCCAAATTACCCGGCTTATCTGCTGAAGTTATGTCCTACAGTTAAATCTTGCTGCCTTATAGAGTCATGGAAtcgttcaggttggaaaagacctgtaagaccatcaagtccagccgttccctcagcactgccaagtccaccactaaaccatgtttCCAGGTGGCACATCCACATCtctgttaaatccctccaggattTAACCACTTCCCCGgaaagcctgttccagtgcttgagaaccctttcagtgaagaaatttttcctaatatccagtctaaacctcccctggcacaacttaaggccatctcctctcatcctgtcacttgttacctgggagcagagcccaacccccacctggctccaactccaacctcctgtcagggagttgcagagagcaagaagatCCCCCCtgatcctccttttctccaggctgagtctccccagctccctcagccacttctcatcAGACTTGGGGtccagccccttctccagctccattgcccttccctggactcgctccagcccctcaatgtctttcctgtagtgGGGGGCCCAATACTGAGCCCAGGGTTCAAGGcacagcctcaccagtgcccagcacagggggatgaTCACTACCCTGACCACTGCTGGGCACACTGTTTCTTACAGCTCAGTTTTGCCTTATGGTTAGAGGTAAAGTTCCTTTGCTTTGGTACCACAGACTCTGATATTAGAGAACAACGCCTCTGACTGCACCAGAGTGACCTTGGGTTTATTTTGATGGCTTAATAATTAATTTGGATGTGCACTTTTTGACATCCTCTACCTAAGGATCTGAAAGTGTTTCATGACAGTGTTATGAAAAAGGACAGTGACTTCACCACTCTGGAAACGaatcagcttttcttcctcatatgAGGGTTCTAAGATACTGGACCAGTGACTTGAATGGAATGTCTTAATCATTagcagagctgaaaataaaccttcagtcttgtttctggttttcagcTACTGTGGAAAACAGGACTTTCATCACCCTCCTAACACCGTGACCTGTGCTAGATGATTGTAATGTTTGAGATCTCTGTAATTGTGTTTACAGCTGGTATTTGGCTGCAGGGATAGTCTCTTGGACGTGTCATGCATTAGAGAAACATGCAATTTAAAGGTCtttctccctgcagccagggggGCAAGAAGTCAAAATCTTACCCTACAGGCAGCCATAGAGAGATCATATTGGGAAATTCCCTTCCCTGTAtttatctctctttttatttcctccacaGGCGGGGCCACAATGTTCTGAAGGTTCAGCTCCCATCTAAGGAAGAACACGTCATTTTGGTGCGTCTGTCGAAGATCCAGCGGGCCCTTTATACGGAGTTCATGAACCGGTTCCGAGACGCAGGCAACAGTGGCTGGCTGGGACTGAACCCACTCAAAGCTTTCTGTGTCTGTTGCAAGGTAGATTTTGGCAGAAGATGCAAAGAAATATTCTAATATGTAAGGCAAAGGCGGGAATATTAGACAAAACAGGAAGCGAAAGTGCGGTTGGCCAGAGACATCTTCTCTCCCCAgagtgctctgggatggcccaACAGTGTTGTTATCTTTGCTTCCAGAACTGGGATGCAGAGATGTTAAATGTGCTTTTCAAACTGTGCAAGAAACCTGCAGCCATCAGCTGAACCAGTACTGGGCTGACACCTTCACCTGCACAGCCTTACATGCTGCAGTGCAAACAGGCAACCTCCTCTGCCTTTGTGCTGTGTGGGGTGCACAGTGGCCTCCTGGTTTGTTCTCAGGGAAAGAATTTGGCACTTTTAAAGATATGAGAGCCTCGGGGAAGTATCAGTTCTTTCCTTTGAATAGCTGTGGGGCTTTCAGACCACAATCGTTGGCAAGCAGCAGGCCAGCACAGATCTAACCACTTactttcctttgcctttcagaTCTGGAACCATCCAGATGTGTTGTATGAAGCTCTGCAAAAGGAGAATCTGGCAAATGAGCAGGATTTGGATGTGGATGACCTTGGCACAGCAAGTACTAATTCCCGCTGCCAGCCTCAGGGAATTAAAGTCAAAGCAGAGAGTAATGCTTTGGCATCACCAGTTGGAGAAGCTACTAATAGCAAGTTCCTCCAGAGTGTTGGCTTCAACCCTTTTCAAGAGAGAGCAAATCAGGTCGTAACTTATGAGTGGGTGAGTGCCACTGCTGGAAATCTCTTCATTTGGAGAGTCTGAAATCAGAGTGTACTTCGTTTTAGGGCAGTTTTCTGAAGTGGAGCAAAGAGAAGACTCTTCTGTTTGAGTTGTGGGTTTCTCTTTCGTTTCTTTACCATAGAGCATCTTGATAAGCAGGTTGTGTAATGCTGGGAGGGGTTTAGGAATCTCATGAGGCAGGAGTGCAGGCAGCACTCATACCATTGTTTTCATCTGACCAGAAAGGCTGTGGACTTTGTTATTCAAAAAAAGGTGTTAGAGTGAAATTTGATCTAGATAAGATGGTGGTAAATCTAGAAGGCTAGAAGAAAGCTCTTGAGGTAAAAGAGTCATGAAATGTTGAGGGGACACTCATTCATCCAAGAAGTTTGTCATTTGGAGCTTCTGGAAGGGGAGGTAGCAGCAGTAGTTGGGAGTAGCATTCTCACCTCTACCAAGTGGATGTAAATAACCTCTGAGACAGGATTGTTGGACTAAACAGAGAATGAGCAACTCCACCTGTAATAGTCTCCCATTTCTTGGCAGGCCAAAGACATCTTGTGTGATTACCAGACGGGAGTCTTGGAGAACTCGCCCAAGATGGTGTTACTGTTCCACTTAATTGAGGAAAGTGTGAAGCTTGGAGACAAGATCTTGGTCTTCAGGTAAGCAGAGTATCAATAGTTGATCCTACAGTCGCCAAGCACTGGAGTAGTTGGATCCCCTCTGGTGCTAGAAGCTTGTTACACAGGGTGAATGATGTagcagtttcctttttttttgtttgttgtattAGATCTTGAATTTCATCTGTGGGTTTTATACTTCTGCCAGTGTCAATTTTACTAATGAGAGATGTGCTGCATAAACAGGATTTGACAGCCATCAGTGCTGTCATGGTTGGGGAAGGGTTCTGATACTCCACTTTTACTGCTGGGGGGTCATTTTCCTCAACAGAGATCTTGGTTTTGCAGCCAGAGCTTGTCCACCTTATCTGTCATTGAAGAGTTTTTGGCAAAGAGACCAATGCCGAGTCCTCCAGGCTCAGATGGAGGAGTTCACAACTGGGTCCGAAACATCAACTACTACAGTGAGTACAGCAAATCCCCCTCACTTTTGATGTCACACTGTTTGATCCTCTGTGATGGACTAATTCCTGAAAGTCACCCACTGTCTTCATATGTTTGTCCTTGGGTGTGAAGATGCTCCTCTGAAGCGTTCTCTTGATGAACCTCTTTCAGATTGTTCTTACTTTAGTTATTTTGGAAGACAATGTCAGTTGGATAGCAACTAACTGATAACTTCCAAATCCTCTTTCTGACATATTACTTAGGAGATGTTAGACATCTTTAACACCTCACTTActactgctttttaaagttgCAAAAGATACTTTTTGCTTCCTGTTAAGCTATTTGCtagatttttcttccaaatccaGAATCACCCTGGAGTGCTTTCATTAGCTCAGGGCTGTgaattcctccttccctcttccccagtTTTAAATCTCGTTCTGGTATGGGTTGTTGCTTTGTGTGGCTACTTTACAGACCAGGGCTGAGGGAAGTGGTGGCTGATTTTTGAAGAGCAGCCAGAAGCAACATGGAGCAGAGACAACACCCCCTGCAACTCCTCTAGACCAATACTGTCTGTGCTCAAATCTAAGCTTTGGGGGTTTGCCAAAAGCTTTACAATTTTGATTTCTCTTGGTTCTTTGTTCCTGTTGTTCCTGCTTGCTATCCATCTTACCTAAAGCACAGCCTTAATGGGCTGCTAGATGTGTTGTAGCACTCCCAGTCCTGGCCTTGACAAACTTGAGTAATGTTTTACTTGATCTTTCAGCTGAAcaaatcccagcctggctggctgCACTGCACCTGCCTGGCTGGGCAAATTAGAGGTACAGAGTGGTCCTGGAGTACATGACTTGAGGAAGACCCAGAATGGGTTTGCAACCAGTTACAAAGCTCAGAGTTTAGAAAGTGGGTTTGTTTCCTCCAGACACACAGAgcttttaaatgtgtttttcatttccttctcagGACTGGatggcagcacctctgcctcGGAAAGGGAACGACTGATTAACCAGTTCAATGATCCCAGCAACACCTCTGTTTGGCTCTTCCTTTTGTCCACACGGTAAGTTGGCTGGAGCAGAAGGGCACAGTGGAGGACTCACACTGATGTTCTGTGTGCAAGGTGGCCTTTCAGTTCTTAACTTCCTTTGCAGTATGCTCTCCATGGCCTGATAGTGCCATCTGCTTCTGAGTTCCCTAGAGATGTAGCATTTCAGTCTTAATCTTCTGCAAGAGCTTAACAGTCTTGGAAACCAAACTTAGGTTTAAAGTTTGGCTGGAGGGAACTTCCCATAGACACTTTGTGGACTCTTGGCTGTGATGGTCATCCCTGCCTAGAAGTTTTGAAAGCTGACCAAGGCAGCAGTTTGAAATTTGTCTCTAATTTCCAGTGCTGGGTGTCTGGGTGTCAACCTCATTGGAGCCAACAGAGTGGTGGTGTTTGATGCCTCCTGGAACCCGTGCCACGACGCCCAGGCCGTGTGCCGAGTGTACCGCTACGGGCAGAAGAAGCCGTGCCACATCTACAGACTGGTTTCTGATTACACCCTTGAGAAGAAGATCTATGACCGTCAGATCTCCAAGCAGGG contains:
- the RAD54L2 gene encoding helicase ARIP4 isoform X1; translated protein: MSDESISGSDPDLDPDLEQEDMEEEEEEDEEEAMEEDNDGDDEEDLLDESDQPREGVFSGDHAEHTEDGEWQRSTSTTSSPSERAEQLLQNQHKSLASEDTKKKRAQKPSHMRRNIRKLLREDQLEAVTKAAQQEELERRKRLEQQRKDYPATIPTVPLEFLPEDIVFRTAEATQLPPQVLAEEVICLDSTSSGSEDDAKGKNSIKDEVIELSSGEDDALQIVDSSDSGNEGEEDGSEESSGSHVNDALNQSDALGQVIVNINHPPNEEDIFLAPQLAHAVKPHQIGGIRFLYDNLVESLERFKTSSGFGCILAHSMGLGKTIQVISFLDVLFRHTEAKTVLAIVPVNTLQNWLAEFNMWLPAPENLPADYNSKEVQPRTFKVHILNDEHKTTAARAKVVNDWVTDGGVLLMGYEMYRLLSLKKSFATGRKKRTKKQTGPVIIDLDEEDRQQELLKGIEKALSRPGPDVVICDEGHRIKNCHASTSQALKNIRSRRRVVLTGYPLQNNLIEYWCMVDFVRPDFLGSRQEFSNMFERPILNGQCIDSTPQDVRLMRYRSHVLHSLLEGFVQRRGHNVLKVQLPSKEEHVILVRLSKIQRALYTEFMNRFRDAGNSGWLGLNPLKAFCVCCKIWNHPDVLYEALQKENLANEQDLDVDDLGTASTNSRCQPQGIKVKAESNALASPVGEATNSKFLQSVGFNPFQERANQVVTYEWAKDILCDYQTGVLENSPKMVLLFHLIEESVKLGDKILVFSQSLSTLSVIEEFLAKRPMPSPPGSDGGVHNWVRNINYYRLDGSTSASERERLINQFNDPSNTSVWLFLLSTRAGCLGVNLIGANRVVVFDASWNPCHDAQAVCRVYRYGQKKPCHIYRLVSDYTLEKKIYDRQISKQGMSDRVVDDLNPVLNFTRREVENLLHFVEEESDPAQLSLNPGKMKESVLQLACLKYPHLITKEPFQHESLLIDRKEHKLTKAEKKAAKKSYEEEKRASVPYTRPSYAQYYPASDQSLTSIPAFSQRNWRPALKGEDKPVASVRPVQSTPIPMMPRHVPMGSAGSTSSSNPAVNFPINYLQRAGVFVQKIVTTTDIVIPGTNTSTDVQARISAGESIHIIRGTKGTYIRTSDGRIFAIRTTGKPKGNEDRRTAASGSQSSSLESTSNGRHSASSPQLPSTEELTRPISPDSPEIISELQQYAEAAAARESRHSSPSTNAVQGHARTDTAPGAAARGAEQRVGVHCLAPSVSAALPATSQHVDAHSVLDLRGNKRKSTSPSAPEEQSRRQQKKRQLPSSVQPYEHGYPVSGGFTMPPVSLNHNLTHPFASQPGNSLYMGTGSSYYQLPNLLPDPHLVFPVTTDPLLTAGTASSSAATSATASVPSFMLNPSLTGVLPNYSLPFTQSLLPEPRMFAPFPAPVLPSSLPRSMASAYPGYMSPHSGYPAGGLLRSQVPQFEPQEVPEVGCSSNDEDKDDDVIEITGK